In a single window of the Elaeis guineensis isolate ETL-2024a chromosome 4, EG11, whole genome shotgun sequence genome:
- the LOC105042815 gene encoding uncharacterized protein: MASILVLVTVFVFDLIAFGLAVAAEQRRSTATVVPDSEKNYTYCVYDSDISTGYGVGALLFLLASQIIVMAVSKCFCCGRSLRPGGSRACALLLFITCWLTFIIAEACLLAGSVRNAYHTRYRTLFVSDPPSCQTVRKGVFAAGAAFVFFTAILSEFYYVTFSKANSAYDKEPAIGMSPYS; the protein is encoded by the exons ATGGCCTCCATCCTGGTCCTGGTCACCGTCTTTGTCTTCGATCTCATCGCCTTCGGCCTCGCCGTTGCCGCCGAGCAGCGCCGGAGCACG GCGACCGTGGTGCCGGACTCGGAGAAGAACTACACCTACTGCGTCTATGACTCGGACATCTCCACCGGCTACGGCGTTGGGGCGCTGCTCTTCCTCCTGGCGAGCCAGATCATCGTAATGGCGGTCAGCAAGTGCTTCTGCTGTGGTCGCTCCCTCCGCCCCGGCGGCTCCCGCGCCTGTGCCCTCCTCCTCTTCATCACCTGCtg GCTGACGTTTATTATAGCGGAGGCGTGTTTGCTGGCCGGGTCGGTGCGGAACGCGTACCACACCCGGTACCGGACGCTGTTCGTGAGCGACCCGCCGTCGTGCCAGACGGTGAGGAAGGGAGTCTTCGCCGCCGGCGCCGCCTTCGTCTTCTTCACCGCCATCCTCTCGGAGTTCTACTACGTCACGTTCTCCAAGGCCAACTCAGCCTACGACAAGGAGCCCGCCATTGGAATGAGCCCCTACAGCTAG